A stretch of the Aspergillus puulaauensis MK2 DNA, chromosome 6, nearly complete sequence genome encodes the following:
- a CDS encoding uncharacterized protein (COG:S;~EggNog:ENOG410PXKA), with the protein MQREHDQGYSHAVGGSKVPQSAQEKVPRRVEESLPNKIHDTGSGTGRQTHALNDGDDSIVPKGVQKAVPEKLERTLPNKIHNTGDE; encoded by the exons ATGCAGCGCGAACACGACCAGGGATACTCCCACGCTGTGGGTGGCTCTAAAGTCCCACAGAGTGCGCAAGAGAAAGTTCCTCGGAGGGTTGAAGAGTCATTGCCCAACAAG ATACACGACACCGGTTCCGGGACTGGCCGCCAGACACACGCCCTCAATGATGGGGACGATTCGATCGTGCCCAAGGGCGTGCAGAAGGCTGTGCCTGAGAAGCTCGAGCGCACGTTGCCAAACAAAATCCACAACACTGGGGACGAATAG
- a CDS encoding WD40 repeat domain-containing protein (COG:A;~EggNog:ENOG410PIUX;~InterPro:IPR019775,IPR015943,IPR001680,IPR011047, IPR020472,IPR017986;~PFAM:PF00400;~go_function: GO:0005515 - protein binding [Evidence IEA]), with translation MQESWDPCIQVLEGYQDSVTAVAFSPDGQTIASASCDKTIRLWDAASGAKKQVLGGHQDSVTTVTFSPDGQTVVSASRDKIIWLWDAASGAKKQVLEGHQDSVTAVAFSPDGQIIASASHDKTIRLWDTASGAEKQVLEGHQDSVTAVAFLPDGQTVVFASHNKIIRLRDTASGAKKQVLEGYQLRVTAVAFSPDRQIIASASYDKIIRLWDTASGAKKQVLEGHQDSVTAVAFSPDGQTVASASHDETSSRDRTIRLWDAASGAEKQVLEGRRDWVAALAFSPDRQKTIQLWDAASGTKKQTLGGHQGWVNAVAFSPDRQTIASVSRDKIIRLWDAASGTEKQVLEGHWLTVTAVAFSPDGQTVASASRDNTIRL, from the coding sequence ATGCAGGAGTCCTGGGATCCATGTATACAAGTCCTGGAGGGCTATCAGGACTCAGTTACTGCAGTAGCCTTCTCACCTGACGGGCAGACAATCGCGTCCGCTTCCTGTGATAAGACAATCCGGCTCTGGGACGCAGCCTCTGGCGCTAAGAAGCAGGTCCTAGGGGGCCATCAGGACTCAGTTACTACAGTAACCTTCTCACCTGACGGGCAGACGGTCGTGTCTGCTTCCCGTGATAAGATAATCTGGCTCTGGGACGCAGCCTCTGGTGCCAAGAAGCAGGTCCTGGAGGGCCATCAGGACTCAGTTACTGCAGTAGCCTTCTCACCTGACGGGCAGATAATTGCATCCGCTTCCCATGATAAGACAATCCGGCTCTGGGACACAGCCTCTGGCGCTGAGAAGCAGGTCCTGGAGGGCCATCAGGACTCAGTTACTGCAGTAGCCTTCTTACCTGACGGGCAGACGGTCGTGTTTGCTTCCCATAACAAGATAATCCGGCTCAGGGATACAGCCTCTGGCGCCAAGAAGCAGGTCCTGGAGGGCTATCAGCTCAGGGTCACTGCAGTAGCCTTCTCACCTGACAGGCAGATAATTGCGTCCGCTTCCTATGATAAGATAATCCGGCTCTGGGACACGGCCTCTGGCGCTAAGAAGCAGGTCCTGGAGGGCCATCAGGACTCAGTTACTGCAGTAGCCTTCTCACCCGACGGGCAGACGGTCGCGTCCGCTTCCCATGATGAGACCTCTTCCCGTGATAGGACAATCCGGCTCTGGGACGCGGCCTCTGGCGCTGAGAAGCAGGTCCTGGAGGGCCGTCGGGACTGGGTCGCTGCGCTAGCCTTCTCACCTGACAGGCAGAAGACAATCCAGCTCTGGGACGCGGCCTCTGGTACTAAGAAACAGACCCTGGGGGGGCATCAGGGCTGGGTTAATGCAGTAGCCTTCTCACCTGACAGGCAGACAATCGCGTCTGTTTCCCGTGATAAGATAATCCGGCTCTGGGATGCAGCCTCTGGTACTGAGAAGCAGGTCCTAGAGGGCCATTGGCTTACAGTCACTGCAGTAGCCTTCTCACCTGACGGACAGACGGTCGCGTCTGCTTCCCGTGATAACACAATCCGGCTCTAG